The following proteins are encoded in a genomic region of Nicotiana sylvestris chromosome 4, ASM39365v2, whole genome shotgun sequence:
- the LOC104221150 gene encoding 1-aminocyclopropane-1-carboxylate oxidase 5-like: MAIPVIDFSKLNGAERAKTLAQIATCCEEWGFFQLVNHGISVELLEKVKRVSSECFKKEREEKFKKSTAVKLLNESNGKVENVDWEDVFLLTDDNEWPSNIPQFRETMKEYRSELKKLAERVMEVMDENLGLAKGYIKKAFNNSNGEESEENAFFGTKVSHYPPCPHPEKVNGLRAHTDAGGVILLYQDDQVDGLQILKDGEWIDVQPVENAIVINTGDQIEVLSNGKYKSVWHRVLAKENGNRRSIASFYNPSLKATIAPAPELIVENNNNKEEVELSTYPAFVFGDYMNVYTEQKFLPKEPRFRAVRAM, encoded by the exons ATGGCTATTCCAGTTATTGATTTTTCCAAGCTTAATGGAGCGGAGAGAGCTAAGACTCTGGCTCAGATTGCCACTTGCTGCGAAGAATGGGGATTCTTTCAG TTGGTGAATCATGGGATTTCTGTGGAGCTACTTGAGAAGGTGAAGAGAGTTAGTTCTGAATGCttcaagaaggaaagagaagagaaGTTCAAGAAGTCAACAGCAGTGAAGTTGCTGAATGAGAGTAATGGCAAAGTTGAAAATGTAGACTGGGAAGATGTTTTCCTTCTCACTGACGATAATGAATGGCCCTCCAATATTCCTCAATTCAG GGAAACAATGAAAGAGTATCGATCAGAACTGAAGAAGCTAGCAGAGAGAGTCATGGAAGTAATGGACGAAAACTTAGGTTTAGCAAAAGGGTACATCAAAAAAGCCTTCAATAATAGTAATGGAGAAGAATCAGAAGAAAACGCATTTTTTGGGACTAAAGTCAGCCATTATCCACCTTGTCCTCATCCAGAAAAAGTGAATGGCCTAAGAGCACACACTGATGCTGGAGGTGTAATTTTACTCTATCAAGATGATCAAGTGGATGGTCTCCAAATCCTCAAAGACGGCGAATGGATCGATGTTCAGCCTGTTGAAAACGCCATTGTTATCAACACGGGGGATCAAATTGAGGTCCTTAGCAATGGGAAATATAAGAGTGTTTGGCATCGTGTTTTGGCTAAAGAAAATGGGAATAGGAGATCCATTGCCTCTTTTTACAACCCTTCTTTGAAAGCTACTATTGCTCCAGCACCAGAGTTAATTGtggagaataataataataaggaaGAAGTGGAATTAAGTACTTATCCAGCTTTTGTGTTTGGTGATTACATGAATGTTTATACTGAGCAGAAGTTTCTACCTAAAGAGCCAAGATTCCGAGCTGTTAGAGCCATGTGA